A window of the Ostrea edulis chromosome 1, xbOstEdul1.1, whole genome shotgun sequence genome harbors these coding sequences:
- the LOC125664217 gene encoding sorting nexin-16-like isoform X1 yields the protein MRFSTGLHKDRDGTMDEDEIRENIHNCVIPGNSDPAEVERLSCHGDGEKFKSLGDNDDSGITETPSRTSSISQSTTDRIDSDLESIASASQLTSSRRHSGSSPQKGNVRFQTDVEDSLTCSSETLNPENVKVPILGYETMEERSRFTVFRLCVQKSEHDVWHVFRRYTDFVQLNDRLRKCFPNIRLSLPPKRWFRDNFDKNFIEDRQLGLQAFIDNCVGHKEICNSKPVREFFCFDDPPGPHDSIEESRALCESLEDTMYNLRKELKEKNSEIDLLHDELALYKRQVEMLTTALRKNNESKSSSESPVSSTSLAECDLLTCTEVDQSQLQTKTTVEKVSENCTNYQSRSLDGFLPMTAAKFRLGGRFWTNIFEEEEDISKSESVALGEVTPAQIEESPTVKPSSSPEDKTTKKKKRSSIFKFRNRPSAVEMN from the exons GACAGAGATGGCACAATGGATGAAGATGAAATAAGGGAAAACATTCACAACTGTGTTATCCCAGGAAACAGTGACCCAGCAGAGGTTGAAAGGTTAAGTTGCCATGGAGACGGGGAGAAGTTCAAGAGCTTAGGTGACAATGATGACAGTGGTATCACAGAGACACCAAG TCGGACATCAAGCATATCACAGAGCACGACAGACAGAATAGATTCTGACTTAGAGTCCATAGCCTCAGCCTCCCAGCTCACATCTAGCCGTAGACACAGTGGGTCTAGCCCGCAGAAAGGCAATGTCCGATTTCAGACCGATGTGGAGGATAGTCTGACCTGCTCATCAGAAACCCTCAATCCTGAGAATGTCAAGGTTCCTATTCTCGGGTATGAGACGATGGAGGAGAGATCCAGATTCACA GTATTTCGTTTGTGTGTCCAGAAATCGGAGCATGATGTGTGGCATGTATTTCGACGCTACACAGATTTCGTGCAGCTGAACGATAGG ttaaGGAAGTGTTTTCCAAACATTAGACTATCCTTGCCACCCAAGCGATGGTTCAGGGACAACTTTGACAAGAATTTCATTGAGGACAGGCAGCTTGGTTTACAGGCTTTTATTGATAATTGTGTCGGACACAAAGAAATCTGCAACAG CAAACCGGTGCGAGAGTTCTTCTGTTTCGACGACCCCCCAGGCCCACATGACAGTATAGAAGAAAGCAGG GCTCTTTGTGAATCGCTGGAGGACACAATGTACAATCTGAGAAAGGAGCTGAAGGAGAAGAATTCAGAGATTGACCTTTTACACGATGAACTGGCGTTGTACAAACGTCAGGTGGAGATGCTTACGACCGCTCTCAG gaaaaacaatgaaagtaaatcATCGTCCGAGTCTCCAGTATCTTCCACTTCATTGGCCGAGTGTGACCTATTAACCTGTACAGAGGTTGACCAATCACAGCTTCAGACTAAAACCACTGTAGAGAAAGTTTCAGAAAATTGTACAAA TTACCAGTCCAGGTCACTGGATGGTTTCttgcctatgacagcagcgaaattcagactaggtGGAAGATTTTGGACCAAcat ATTTGAGGAGGAGGAGGACATATCTAAATCAGAGAGTGTAGCATTAGGGGAGGTAACTCCAGCCCAGATAGAAGAGTCTCCTACAGTCAAGCCGAGCTCTAGTCCGGAGGACAAAACCACGAAAAAGAAGAAACGATCCTCTATATTCAAGTTTAGGAATAGGCCCTCTGCGGTGGAGATGAATTAG
- the LOC125664217 gene encoding sorting nexin-16-like isoform X2, whose amino-acid sequence MDEDEIRENIHNCVIPGNSDPAEVERLSCHGDGEKFKSLGDNDDSGITETPSRTSSISQSTTDRIDSDLESIASASQLTSSRRHSGSSPQKGNVRFQTDVEDSLTCSSETLNPENVKVPILGYETMEERSRFTVFRLCVQKSEHDVWHVFRRYTDFVQLNDRLRKCFPNIRLSLPPKRWFRDNFDKNFIEDRQLGLQAFIDNCVGHKEICNSKPVREFFCFDDPPGPHDSIEESRALCESLEDTMYNLRKELKEKNSEIDLLHDELALYKRQVEMLTTALRKNNESKSSSESPVSSTSLAECDLLTCTEVDQSQLQTKTTVEKVSENCTNYQSRSLDGFLPMTAAKFRLGGRFWTNIFEEEEDISKSESVALGEVTPAQIEESPTVKPSSSPEDKTTKKKKRSSIFKFRNRPSAVEMN is encoded by the exons ATGGATGAAGATGAAATAAGGGAAAACATTCACAACTGTGTTATCCCAGGAAACAGTGACCCAGCAGAGGTTGAAAGGTTAAGTTGCCATGGAGACGGGGAGAAGTTCAAGAGCTTAGGTGACAATGATGACAGTGGTATCACAGAGACACCAAG TCGGACATCAAGCATATCACAGAGCACGACAGACAGAATAGATTCTGACTTAGAGTCCATAGCCTCAGCCTCCCAGCTCACATCTAGCCGTAGACACAGTGGGTCTAGCCCGCAGAAAGGCAATGTCCGATTTCAGACCGATGTGGAGGATAGTCTGACCTGCTCATCAGAAACCCTCAATCCTGAGAATGTCAAGGTTCCTATTCTCGGGTATGAGACGATGGAGGAGAGATCCAGATTCACA GTATTTCGTTTGTGTGTCCAGAAATCGGAGCATGATGTGTGGCATGTATTTCGACGCTACACAGATTTCGTGCAGCTGAACGATAGG ttaaGGAAGTGTTTTCCAAACATTAGACTATCCTTGCCACCCAAGCGATGGTTCAGGGACAACTTTGACAAGAATTTCATTGAGGACAGGCAGCTTGGTTTACAGGCTTTTATTGATAATTGTGTCGGACACAAAGAAATCTGCAACAG CAAACCGGTGCGAGAGTTCTTCTGTTTCGACGACCCCCCAGGCCCACATGACAGTATAGAAGAAAGCAGG GCTCTTTGTGAATCGCTGGAGGACACAATGTACAATCTGAGAAAGGAGCTGAAGGAGAAGAATTCAGAGATTGACCTTTTACACGATGAACTGGCGTTGTACAAACGTCAGGTGGAGATGCTTACGACCGCTCTCAG gaaaaacaatgaaagtaaatcATCGTCCGAGTCTCCAGTATCTTCCACTTCATTGGCCGAGTGTGACCTATTAACCTGTACAGAGGTTGACCAATCACAGCTTCAGACTAAAACCACTGTAGAGAAAGTTTCAGAAAATTGTACAAA TTACCAGTCCAGGTCACTGGATGGTTTCttgcctatgacagcagcgaaattcagactaggtGGAAGATTTTGGACCAAcat ATTTGAGGAGGAGGAGGACATATCTAAATCAGAGAGTGTAGCATTAGGGGAGGTAACTCCAGCCCAGATAGAAGAGTCTCCTACAGTCAAGCCGAGCTCTAGTCCGGAGGACAAAACCACGAAAAAGAAGAAACGATCCTCTATATTCAAGTTTAGGAATAGGCCCTCTGCGGTGGAGATGAATTAG
- the LOC125664217 gene encoding sorting nexin-16-like isoform X3, whose protein sequence is MRFSTGLHKDRDGTMDEDEIRENIHNCVIPGNSDPAEVERLSCHGDGEKFKSLGDNDDSGITETPSRTSSISQSTTDRIDSDLESIASASQLTSSRRHSGSSPQKGNVRFQTDVEDSLTCSSETLNPENVKVPILGYETMEERSRFTVFRLCVQKSEHDVWHVFRRYTDFVQLNDRLRKCFPNIRLSLPPKRWFRDNFDKNFIEDRQLGLQAFIDNCVGHKEICNSKPVREFFCFDDPPGPHDSIEESRALCESLEDTMYNLRKELKEKNSEIDLLHDELALYKRQVEMLTTALRKNNESKSSSESPVSSTSLAECDLLTCTEVDQSQLQTKTTVEKVSENCTKFEEEEDISKSESVALGEVTPAQIEESPTVKPSSSPEDKTTKKKKRSSIFKFRNRPSAVEMN, encoded by the exons GACAGAGATGGCACAATGGATGAAGATGAAATAAGGGAAAACATTCACAACTGTGTTATCCCAGGAAACAGTGACCCAGCAGAGGTTGAAAGGTTAAGTTGCCATGGAGACGGGGAGAAGTTCAAGAGCTTAGGTGACAATGATGACAGTGGTATCACAGAGACACCAAG TCGGACATCAAGCATATCACAGAGCACGACAGACAGAATAGATTCTGACTTAGAGTCCATAGCCTCAGCCTCCCAGCTCACATCTAGCCGTAGACACAGTGGGTCTAGCCCGCAGAAAGGCAATGTCCGATTTCAGACCGATGTGGAGGATAGTCTGACCTGCTCATCAGAAACCCTCAATCCTGAGAATGTCAAGGTTCCTATTCTCGGGTATGAGACGATGGAGGAGAGATCCAGATTCACA GTATTTCGTTTGTGTGTCCAGAAATCGGAGCATGATGTGTGGCATGTATTTCGACGCTACACAGATTTCGTGCAGCTGAACGATAGG ttaaGGAAGTGTTTTCCAAACATTAGACTATCCTTGCCACCCAAGCGATGGTTCAGGGACAACTTTGACAAGAATTTCATTGAGGACAGGCAGCTTGGTTTACAGGCTTTTATTGATAATTGTGTCGGACACAAAGAAATCTGCAACAG CAAACCGGTGCGAGAGTTCTTCTGTTTCGACGACCCCCCAGGCCCACATGACAGTATAGAAGAAAGCAGG GCTCTTTGTGAATCGCTGGAGGACACAATGTACAATCTGAGAAAGGAGCTGAAGGAGAAGAATTCAGAGATTGACCTTTTACACGATGAACTGGCGTTGTACAAACGTCAGGTGGAGATGCTTACGACCGCTCTCAG gaaaaacaatgaaagtaaatcATCGTCCGAGTCTCCAGTATCTTCCACTTCATTGGCCGAGTGTGACCTATTAACCTGTACAGAGGTTGACCAATCACAGCTTCAGACTAAAACCACTGTAGAGAAAGTTTCAGAAAATTGTACAAA ATTTGAGGAGGAGGAGGACATATCTAAATCAGAGAGTGTAGCATTAGGGGAGGTAACTCCAGCCCAGATAGAAGAGTCTCCTACAGTCAAGCCGAGCTCTAGTCCGGAGGACAAAACCACGAAAAAGAAGAAACGATCCTCTATATTCAAGTTTAGGAATAGGCCCTCTGCGGTGGAGATGAATTAG